One part of the Chryseobacterium sp. 7 genome encodes these proteins:
- a CDS encoding DUF4377 domain-containing protein, with product MKSIATILKGAAPALALFAMTQCTTTANASAGDEKTFIVGPQTADCTGVAPMKCLQVKENVSGNWTNFYSNIEGFTYEPGYEYVLKVKTEKIANPPADASSIKYTLVKQVSKTKKKELAANEKTIIVGPQTVECSAGAGRMQCMQVKESASTDWTNFYSSIEGFTYEPGYEYVLKVKTEKIANPPTDASSIKYTLIEQVSKTKK from the coding sequence ATGAAAAGTATAGCAACAATTCTAAAAGGGGCAGCTCCCGCATTAGCATTATTTGCAATGACGCAATGTACAACCACAGCCAATGCATCCGCAGGTGATGAAAAAACATTCATCGTAGGACCACAAACAGCAGACTGTACAGGTGTAGCTCCTATGAAATGTCTGCAGGTAAAAGAAAACGTTTCCGGAAACTGGACGAATTTTTACAGCAATATCGAAGGATTTACTTATGAGCCGGGGTATGAATATGTTTTAAAGGTAAAAACGGAAAAAATTGCCAATCCGCCAGCGGATGCTTCTTCCATAAAATACACTTTGGTAAAACAGGTTTCTAAGACAAAAAAGAAAGAACTGGCAGCCAATGAAAAAACCATTATCGTAGGACCACAAACCGTAGAGTGTTCTGCCGGAGCCGGCCGTATGCAATGCATGCAGGTAAAAGAAAGTGCTTCTACAGACTGGACGAATTTCTATAGCAGCATTGAAGGCTTCACTTATGAGCCAGGTTACGAATATGTTTTAAAAGTAAAAACAGAAAAAATCGCTAATCCGCCAACTGATGCTTCTTCAATCAAATACACACTGATCGAACAGGTTTCTAAAACGAAAAAATAA
- a CDS encoding SPFH domain-containing protein, translating into MGIYLAPVIFFGLIILFASFFVVKQETAAIIERFGKFRAVKHSGLHLKLPIIDQIAKRLNLRIQQLDVMIDTKTLDNVFIKMKISVQYQVIRSQVGDAYYRLENPENQITSFVFDVVRAEVPKLKLDDVFVRKDDVAIAVKSELQEAMNSYGYDIIKALVTDIDPDEQVKHAMNRINAAEREKTAAEYESEAQRIRIVAVAKAEAESKKLQGQGIADQRREIAKGLEESVRMLNNVDINSHEASALIVVTQHYDTLHSVGASSRSNLVLLPNSPTAASGMLNDLVVAMTTANTVGEATKGKYPDPPQKETGY; encoded by the coding sequence ATGGGTATATACTTAGCGCCCGTTATTTTCTTCGGGCTTATCATTTTATTTGCTTCGTTTTTTGTTGTCAAGCAGGAAACAGCAGCTATTATTGAACGTTTTGGAAAATTTAGGGCTGTAAAACATTCTGGTCTTCATCTTAAATTGCCAATTATAGATCAGATTGCCAAAAGACTGAATTTAAGAATTCAGCAGCTGGATGTAATGATTGATACAAAAACTTTGGATAACGTTTTCATCAAAATGAAAATTTCCGTTCAGTATCAGGTGATAAGAAGCCAGGTTGGAGATGCATATTATCGTTTAGAAAATCCTGAAAATCAAATTACTTCATTTGTTTTTGATGTGGTAAGAGCAGAAGTTCCAAAATTGAAACTGGATGATGTGTTTGTAAGAAAAGACGATGTCGCAATTGCCGTAAAAAGTGAACTTCAGGAAGCTATGAACAGTTATGGTTATGATATTATCAAAGCCTTGGTAACAGATATTGATCCGGATGAGCAGGTAAAACATGCCATGAACAGAATCAATGCTGCAGAAAGAGAAAAAACAGCGGCAGAATATGAATCCGAAGCACAGAGAATCCGTATTGTAGCAGTTGCAAAAGCAGAAGCAGAATCTAAAAAGCTGCAAGGACAAGGGATTGCCGACCAAAGAAGAGAAATTGCAAAAGGGCTTGAAGAGTCTGTAAGAATGCTGAATAATGTAGATATCAATTCTCACGAAGCATCAGCACTTATTGTGGTAACACAGCATTATGATACTTTACATTCGGTAGGAGCCAGCAGCAGAAGTAATCTCGTACTTCTTCCCAATTCACCCACTGCAGCAAGCGGTATGCTGAATGATCTTGTAGTAGCCATGACAACTGCAAATACAGTAGGTGAGGCTACAAAAGGAAAATATCCTGATCCTCCTCAAAAAGAAACCGGATATTAA
- a CDS encoding deoxyguanosinetriphosphate triphosphohydrolase encodes MNLNKIFTNQRTGNNPQTKASRTDFQRDFDRIIFSSAFRRLQNKTQVFPLPGSVFVHNRLTHSLEVSSVGRSLGSIIGEFIAEDFKGELTEDSKNFYLYNLGNVIAAACLCHDVGNPAFGHSGEDAIASYFERNEKDLKSKFNGKEWADLVNFEGNANAIRVLAQQQQGKDAGGIQLTFSTLASIAKYPCEAVAKKKGIIHRKKFGFFQNEKDIFLEIAKGTQLISESEEPHIFKRHPFVWLVEAADDICYNIIDMEDAHRLGIVSTADCKNLFFELVKSETDDVQRIETKLSSISNENEQISYLRAKVINALINKSIEMYKHNFETILEGNLGNGLLDIYKKENKALQDIASFSVEKIYNHKAVVEIENAGYNVMYELLDHFIPSILKPDGQRKSYDEKALKLIPKQFIYNEGTDYQKVLGVIDFVSGMTDNYATDLYRKIKGIDIGMTV; translated from the coding sequence ATGAATTTAAACAAGATTTTCACCAATCAACGTACAGGAAACAATCCACAAACTAAGGCTTCGCGAACTGATTTTCAAAGAGATTTCGACAGAATTATCTTCTCTTCAGCTTTCAGAAGACTGCAGAACAAAACGCAGGTTTTTCCTCTTCCCGGAAGTGTTTTTGTACACAACAGACTTACACATTCTTTGGAAGTATCATCTGTAGGAAGAAGTTTAGGAAGTATTATCGGTGAATTTATTGCTGAAGATTTTAAAGGTGAACTGACTGAAGATTCAAAGAATTTTTATCTCTATAATTTAGGAAACGTTATTGCAGCAGCATGTTTGTGCCATGATGTGGGAAATCCTGCATTCGGACATTCCGGTGAAGATGCCATTGCCAGCTATTTTGAAAGGAATGAAAAAGATCTGAAATCAAAATTCAACGGGAAGGAATGGGCAGATCTGGTTAATTTTGAAGGAAATGCCAACGCAATCAGAGTATTGGCTCAGCAGCAGCAAGGGAAAGATGCAGGAGGTATTCAGTTAACGTTCTCCACGCTGGCAAGTATAGCAAAATATCCATGTGAAGCGGTAGCCAAGAAAAAAGGAATCATTCACAGAAAGAAATTCGGTTTTTTCCAGAATGAAAAAGATATTTTCCTGGAAATTGCCAAAGGAACCCAGCTTATTTCTGAAAGTGAAGAACCGCATATTTTCAAAAGACACCCTTTTGTATGGCTGGTAGAAGCAGCTGACGATATTTGCTACAATATCATTGATATGGAAGATGCTCACCGATTGGGTATTGTTTCAACTGCTGACTGTAAAAACTTATTTTTTGAACTTGTAAAATCTGAAACAGATGATGTTCAGAGAATTGAAACAAAGCTAAGCTCTATTTCCAATGAAAATGAACAGATTTCTTATTTAAGAGCAAAAGTAATCAATGCATTAATCAATAAGTCGATTGAGATGTATAAACATAACTTTGAAACGATTCTTGAAGGAAATCTTGGCAATGGTTTGCTTGATATTTATAAAAAAGAGAATAAAGCATTACAGGATATTGCGAGTTTCTCAGTAGAAAAAATTTACAACCACAAGGCTGTTGTTGAAATTGAAAATGCAGGTTATAATGTAATGTATGAATTGCTGGATCATTTTATTCCTTCCATTCTGAAGCCTGATGGTCAAAGAAAATCCTATGATGAAAAAGCGTTGAAATTAATTCCAAAACAATTCATTTATAATGAAGGAACCGATTATCAGAAAGTTCTTGGAGTGATTGATTTCGTTTCCGGAATGACAGATAATTATGCTACGGATTTGTACAGAAAAATTAAAGGAATAGACATCGGAATGACCGTGTAG
- a CDS encoding class I SAM-dependent methyltransferase has translation MTDNTWLNRWDDRYSSEEFAYGTKPNNYLKEQLSKLNPGKILFPAEGEGRNAVFAATQGWQVSAFDISANGRNKALQLAEQLQTSIDYQVGELSTLDYQKEQFDAIALIYAHFPGAIKSSIHQMLNQYLRKGGFIIFEAFSKNHLEYIAKNEKIGGPKDIESLFSVEEIKADFPDYHIIELAETEIELNEGLFHNGTGSVIRFVGQKLV, from the coding sequence ATGACAGACAACACTTGGCTCAACAGATGGGATGATAGATACAGCAGCGAAGAATTTGCTTATGGAACGAAGCCCAACAACTATCTGAAAGAACAGCTTAGCAAATTAAATCCGGGCAAAATACTTTTCCCTGCAGAAGGTGAAGGCCGGAATGCCGTTTTTGCAGCTACACAGGGATGGCAGGTCTCAGCCTTCGATATCAGTGCAAACGGAAGAAACAAAGCGCTGCAACTGGCTGAACAGCTGCAAACTTCTATTGATTATCAAGTGGGAGAACTTTCAACTTTGGATTATCAGAAAGAACAGTTTGATGCCATTGCTCTTATCTATGCGCATTTTCCGGGTGCTATTAAATCTTCAATCCACCAAATGCTGAATCAGTATCTGCGTAAGGGCGGCTTTATTATTTTCGAAGCTTTCAGTAAAAATCATCTTGAATATATTGCAAAGAACGAAAAGATAGGCGGTCCGAAAGATATTGAATCTTTATTTTCTGTTGAAGAGATCAAAGCAGATTTTCCGGATTATCACATTATTGAATTGGCAGAAACAGAAATCGAGCTCAATGAGGGACTTTTTCATAACGGGACGGGTTCTGTTATCCGATTCGTAGGGCAAAAACTGGTCTGA
- a CDS encoding DNA-formamidopyrimidine glycosylase family protein — translation MPEGPSIILMKENLQPFACQQVTEVSGNAKFEKKVFIGQSLLEIRTFGKQTYLIFEKAAIRIHLLMFGSYSINEQTKPDKSLRLALFFSTGSIYFYTCSIKSVPLEYLSTIDWEADIMNDQWNSKKAEEKLKSNPKMMVCDALMNQDIFSGVGNIIKNEVLFRIGVQPESLLGNLPPKKRKELIAEARNYSFDFLKWKREFVLKKHWLVHTKSVCPICGQKLITKQTGKGKRRSFFCEKDQKLY, via the coding sequence ATGCCTGAAGGTCCGTCCATCATATTAATGAAAGAAAACCTGCAGCCATTTGCGTGCCAGCAAGTGACAGAAGTTTCAGGAAATGCCAAATTCGAAAAAAAGGTGTTCATTGGACAATCCCTCCTTGAAATCCGGACTTTTGGAAAACAGACTTACCTTATTTTTGAAAAAGCTGCCATTCGTATCCATTTATTAATGTTTGGCTCTTACAGCATTAATGAGCAGACCAAACCTGATAAAAGTCTGCGTTTAGCATTGTTTTTCTCTACCGGAAGCATTTATTTCTACACCTGTTCCATAAAATCCGTACCTCTTGAATATCTTTCCACCATAGATTGGGAAGCTGATATAATGAATGATCAGTGGAATTCTAAGAAGGCTGAAGAGAAGTTAAAATCCAATCCGAAAATGATGGTCTGTGATGCATTGATGAATCAGGATATCTTTTCGGGAGTCGGAAATATTATTAAAAATGAGGTTCTTTTCAGAATTGGAGTTCAGCCTGAAAGTTTACTGGGTAATCTTCCTCCCAAAAAAAGAAAAGAACTTATTGCTGAAGCCAGAAATTACAGTTTTGATTTTCTGAAATGGAAAAGAGAATTTGTTTTGAAAAAGCACTGGCTGGTTCATACGAAATCTGTCTGTCCGATATGCGGCCAGAAGCTCATTACCAAACAAACAGGGAAAGGAAAAAGGAGAAGTTTCTTTTGTGAAAAAGATCAGAAACTTTATTAA
- a CDS encoding LytR/AlgR family response regulator transcription factor, which translates to MNCIIVDDEPLARSEMRSLINEISGIDILGEFSNAPSALEFLKDNDVDLIFLDIEMPMVTGLEFVEMLPKKSLIIFTTAYSQYALKSYELEAVDYLLKPIDPQRLEKAIDKATLYTELLSKDTVKNTVESNTADFLFIKAERRFYKISFSDIKFIEGLKDYVVIHTKQQKLITAMNLKTTHQKISGETFIRVSKSYVVNMNYIDSFDNHNIYIEDSEIPLGEVYRAEFFTKFAGGLLNSD; encoded by the coding sequence ATGAATTGTATTATAGTTGATGATGAACCCCTGGCAAGATCCGAAATGAGATCGCTGATCAATGAAATCTCCGGTATTGATATCCTTGGCGAATTTTCCAATGCTCCGTCTGCGCTGGAGTTCCTTAAAGATAATGATGTGGATCTTATTTTCCTCGATATAGAAATGCCCATGGTAACAGGCCTTGAGTTTGTAGAAATGCTTCCGAAAAAATCCCTTATTATTTTTACAACGGCCTATTCTCAATATGCGCTAAAGAGTTATGAACTGGAAGCTGTAGATTATCTGTTGAAGCCTATTGATCCTCAAAGACTGGAAAAAGCGATTGATAAAGCCACACTTTATACTGAACTTTTGTCTAAAGATACCGTGAAAAATACAGTAGAGTCCAATACTGCAGATTTTTTATTCATCAAAGCAGAAAGAAGATTCTATAAGATCAGTTTTTCAGATATTAAGTTTATAGAAGGGCTCAAAGATTATGTAGTTATTCATACAAAACAGCAGAAACTTATCACTGCAATGAATTTAAAAACCACCCATCAGAAAATATCCGGAGAAACCTTTATCAGAGTCAGCAAGTCCTATGTTGTAAATATGAATTATATAGATTCATTTGACAATCATAATATATACATAGAAGATTCTGAGATTCCACTTGGAGAAGTATACAGAGCTGAATTCTTTACAAAATTTGCCGGAGGACTTCTGAATTCAGATTAG